The DNA region GTTCGCCATGCGGGGGAGCGCGGCGTTGATGAACACGTTGGTCGCCGGGGCGCTGCCCTCGTTCTCGTAGTACAGGTCGTACACGTACTGCGAGCCCACCGGGTAGGCGTCGGTGAAGGTGTCCTGGAAGAGCTCCGTGTTCGTGAGGATGCTGTCCCACAGGTCACGGCCCCAGGCGGGCTTGCCGACGATGTCCACGGTCGCACAGCTCTCCAGGAAGTTGCGGCCGTTGTCCAGGGTGTATGCGCCCGGCAGCGTGCCCGCCGGGCCCTCGAACTGCTGGTACTCGTTCGGGTTGCCCCGGAAGATCTGGTTGAGGTTCCAGCCGAACAGCCGCACGCAGTTGCGGTTGTCGTTCCCCACGACCTCGCCCCGGAAGGACATCCGGATCGTGCGCGAGGTGCCGTTTTGCAGGGTGCCCAGGTTGAGGCCCACGCGGCGGTCTCCCGAGTTCGCCTGGTCGAAGCGTTCGAGCGGGAGGATGGTGCCCTGCTCGTCGCGCGCCACCGGGCCGCTGAAGGCTTGGCCGTAGGTGTCCTCGATGCGGGCGCTCTGGAGGAAGCCCTCCTGGCCGTACTCGTTGGGGAAGAGGCCCTTCAGGCGGGCGTAGGCGGTGCGGACGCGCGGGTCGAGTTCGTTCACGGTCGAGCGGTCGAAGTTCGCCACGTTGATCAGGAACTCGGCCTGCTGGTTCGTCACGACCTCGCGGTCGAGGGCGGTCTTCGTGATCCGGGCGACCGGGCGCACGACGTTGATGTACTTGTAGACGTCCACCTCGGCGGCGTTGCTCGCGGTGGCCTTGGCGCGGTTCTTGATGTCGTACGGGTCCTCGTACTCGCTGTTGAGGTTCGTCGCGCTCTCGGGCGGCACGATGCCGAACACGCCTTGAAGGTTCGTGACCGGGTCGGAGTTGCCGTCGCGGTCGTTGTCGTTCCAGGCGTACCCGGGCTTGTGGCGCGGGTAGACGTCGATGGCGACGCGCAGCTCGGCCCCGGCGGCGAGGTCGCCGATCTCGTTGAAGTCGATGGTGTGCGTGTTGAGGTCGTAGTCGGCCGCGACGGTCCCCGCGTTCGCCCCGCCCGCGTCCACCAGCCGCGCGCTGCCCAGCACGTAGCCCAGTTCGGCGGGCAGCTCGTCGCGCACGGTCATGTTCCGCGCCGCCGTGCCCGAGGTGTTGCGCACGCGGATGGTGTACGTGTACGTCTTGCCGACCGTGAAGTTGTCCTCGGTCGTCGCGGTGCGGGTGCCGGGGTCGAGGCGCGGCGGCAGGGTCACGTCGTCCGGGGCGTAGGGGTTGTGCGGGGGCGTGTTCGGGCTCGTCCGCTCGAAGCCGGTCCAGGTGACGATGTTCGGCCCGGTCTTCTCGATCTCCAGGGTGGCGCCGCTGAAGGTCTTCGTGAAGTTGTAGCTCTTGAGGAGGAAGTCGTACGCCGTGTTGCCGTACTGGACCCGGTAGAAGTAGTCGGCCCGGACCCCCGCCGTCAGCGGCAGCTCCTGCGCGGTCACGTCCAGCGCAGGCCGCAGGTACACCGACTGGCCGCCGTTCGCGTTCACGCTGCCCGCGCCGCTGATCGCGCTTGCATTCGTGGTGAGGAAGAGACGCGCCAGGTCCGACTCCTGCCCGGCGACCGGCGTGAGGGTGTAACGGACGTACCCGGGGAATTGCGTGCCGCCGACCGGGAAGGGGCCCGTCTGGGGCTGCTTGGTGTACGCGACGGTGCCGAAGGTGTGCAGCCGCTGGTTGGCGTTGAACCAGTTGTTCTCGAACGAGCCCACGTTCGCGCCCACCCGCTGATTGGTGGGGATGGTCGCGGTAGCGCCGAAGCTGGTGTCACCGCTGTAATACAGGTGACTCATGTTGGTGAAGAACATCTTGAATTCGGCGAGCGCCGCGCTCGTGGGGGCGTCGGACCCGTCGGTCGCGCTCACCACGAACTTCACCGGTGTGCCCTGGGCGGGGGCGCTGGTGGCGTACACCGTGAAGCGCACGATCCCCTGGTCGTCGGAGAAGGCGGTGGTGCCCCCAGAAATGGCCTGGGCGCTCAGGCGCACGGGCCTGGCCCGCAGGTCCTGCTGCACGTGGCCCGCGATGATCGTCACGTCGTTGCTGTCGGCCGAGACGCCGACCCGCGCCCCGGGAACAGGCGCGCCCGCCTCGTCACGCACGACCATCTCGACGAGGACGGGTTCCTCCGTCTGCGAGGCGTACAGCATCACGTTCTTGTTGGTGTTCGCCTCGCGCAGGCCGTCGAGGGCCGCCCCCATCCCGTCGGTCACGGGCGTGTCGCCGCTCAGCGCGATGCTGCTCACCTGCTGCTGGGTCGCCTGCGCGGTGCGGTACGCCAGGGTGACGGAGGCGTCCTTGTTGGCGGCGCAGTCGAGGGTCACGGACTGCGTGGTGTTGGTCGTCAGGGCGTAGCCCTGCATCTGCCCCGCGCTGACCGTGTACGCGCCCGCCGCGAACGAGGTCGACAGCTTCTGCCCGTGAACGGCCGTGCCCGAGAAGACGACCTGACCGGCGGCGTTCCTGACATTGACGGGCGCGGCCACCACGCCGCCTACCGGCGCGACGTTCTGGAGGTTCACGGTGATGCTCGCGCAGGCCGCCGGGGTCGACGGGGGTTGCGTGCCGGGCGGCTGGGCGACGGGCCCGGGCGTCTTGGTCTCGGTGGGCGTGGGCGTGTTGCCGCACGCGGCGAGGGTCAGGGCTCCGGTCAACGCGAGACCGACGAACTTGAGTCCCTTCATTTCGGTTCCTCTCGGTTTTGAGCGCATCCTGACGGCAGGATGAGCCGCCACAAAAGCCAGCGGACTGGCTTTCGCTTCCCGGGCGGGATAGGATGCGGCGAACCGGTTCAAATTCGGTTCACCGTTTGGCTCACAGATGTCGCAGTCGGGGCCTTCAACGGATGGCGGCGCTGCGGTGGCCGGGAGCGTGACGTGCTCCTTGGCCACTGGCCGCTGTCGATCCTCTCTATACGGTGCTGGTTTGAGCCTCGCGGCCTTCTTGCTGCGCCTGGAGCAGGCGACGAGCGGTCGGCTTGGCCGGGTGATCCCTCCACTTCTTCAGGTTCGGAAAGCCTTGGACGGAAGCATCATCGGCTACACAGGGGTGAACTTCATCTCCACCTCCCCCGACATTGTGGTATATCCAACAACATAGGCGGCTTTAAAGTTCTCATGGTGAGAAATCTTAAGGGTGTTCGGAGGATAACGATTTGATGAGTTGCGTGACCCCAGGAAGGGGTTGCCGGGTGGGGCAGAAGCATGGTGGGTGGAGCCTGAGCCGAGCCGGTTCCGCCCCGCCCTCATGAGTGGCGGTCCTGGAGAAGAGAGGAGGACGGTTTCGTTCCCGGTGGGGCTTTAACCGTGCCTCACCCCCCCGTGCCCTCGGCGGCGGGGCGCCACAATCGCGCTATGACTTCTCTTCCAAGGGGCGGGCAGCAGGCTATCTTCGCGGGCGGGTGCTTCTGGTGCACCGAGGCGGTGTTCAAGGACATGCGGGGCGTCCTGCGGGTCGAGAGCGGGTACATCGGCGGTCACCTGCCGAATCCCGACTACCGCAGCGTGTGCGAGGGCACGACCGGGCACGCGGAGGCGGTGCGCCTCACCTTCGACCCCTCGCAGGTCAGCTTCAGAGACCTCCTCACGCTCTTTTTCGCCACGCACGATCCCACCAGCCTCAACCGTCAGGGCGGGGACGTGGGCACCCAGTACCGCAGCGCCGTCTTTCCCCTGAGTGCGGAGCAGGAGCGCGAGACGCGCGAGGTGATCGCCGACCTCGACGGTCAGGGCGTGTTCGACCGCCCCATCGTGACCACGGTCGAGCCCGCGAGCGAGTTCTACGTGGCCGAGGACTACCACCAGGACTTTTACGCGCGCAACCCCCGCCAGGGCTACTGTGTGGCGGTGATCGCCCCCAAGGTCGCCAAGCTGCGCAAGGAGTACGGCGACCGCCTGCGGGCGTAGACGGCGCGGGCAGGAGGAGGCGCGGCGCCAGGGTGGGCCGCGCCCCTCGCATTGGGCGCCGGACGAACGACGTTCCCTGACTCGTCAGGCCATGCAACAGGGCGGCGCGAAGGTTTCGACTTACTCCGCATGACGGCGTGTTTCCGCCGGAAGGTCGAGGGCTCGGCAGAGCTGAAGGGTTCCGTCCACCACGTCGGACCTGTGCGGGTTGGAGTCGCCCCGACGGCACCCTGGCCGCGATTCGCCCTATGGTGTGGGGCAGCATGAGCCGAGGCGACGCGAGCCCCGAGATGGAGCGGTTACACGACGCGTGGTGGGCCTTCGAGGAGCTGCGCCGCTGCGGGCTGGATCCTGACCGCTGCGACGCCCTGCTGCTGCGGGCCTACGGCTACCGCGACGAGGCGGTCGCCTACCGGCTGGCGCCCATCGACCGGGTGGGGGAGTTGCGGCTCCAGCTCAAGAACGCCTACTTCCAGAACCTCCAGTACGAGTGGTTCAGTGAACTCAGCCGGGACGACGTGCTCGCCCTCTTGCCCCAGCTCGTCCCCGCCTCCATGCACTGGGACCCGAACGGCAACCGCCTGCTCGTGGACTTCGTCAACGTGGCCCTCGACGCCCTGCCGCGCGAGCAGGCGCGCGAGATTTACCTGCACGCCTTCACGACTTACCTCCAGAGCTTCGGCTACTACGCGCGGGCCACCCCCGAGGAGAGGACCCGCATCCTGCGGGACTACATGTGGCTGGGCCGCCAGCACCTCTACCGCTCGGCGACCGCCCGGGAAAACCGGCTGGCCCTGGAGCGGATCATCGCCGACCGGCTGGGGGAGGAGGCGGTGGCGCTCTACCACGTGGGGCTGGACGCGGCGCGGGAGGGCCCGTGACTCAGGTGGACTCCACCCCGCCCAGCCTCTCCTCCAGTCCCCGCCGGAAGCGGACGGCGAGGGGGGCGGTGAGGTAACGCTCCAGGGTCTCGCGGACCGGCGGGTCCCCCAGCCAGGCGCCGAAGAGTTCCGCGACCGTCGGCGCTCCTGCGGGGGCGGCCCGCTCTCGTGTCACCTCGTCCCCCCGGCCCACGTCGCCCGTCTCCAGCACCCGGGTGTAGAAGCCGGGACGGCGGGCCCGCGCAAAGGCTTTCACGAAGCCCGCGTCCTCCAGCCTGGCCCCCAGGGTGGCGCAGGGGATACGCGGCGCCGTCACCTCCAGCAGCACGGTGCCCACCCGGAACCTCTCGCCGACCCGCACCCCCGCCGATTCGAGGCCGCCGACGAGCAGGTTCTCGCCGAAGAAGCCCGGTTCGGGGGCGCGGCCCAGGACCCCCGCCCAGTGGTCGTAGTCCTCCTGGGTGTAGACGTAGACGGCCTGATCGGGGCCGCCGTGGTACTTACGGTTCATCACCCGGTCGCCGTCCAGCCCCTCCACGGTCACCCGCACCCGGCCGGGCACGGGATGTTTGCAAATGCCGGTCACGACCGTCCGGTGGCCGACCTGGGCGGCGGTGGGCTGGCCGACGTTCACGCTGAGGACCTTCACGCGGGCCGCCCCGCCCGGCCTGTCCCTTCCTGGGGTGTGCTGCGGGTCATGCCGCAGGCTAGCAGCCGGGGGATGGGCGAGTCAGCGCCGACGGGACTGTGCCGAGGTTCGCCCCCCGTGGGCCGGGCCGGACGCTAGCCTGCGGCCGTGCTCCCCGCCCGCCCCCGCCCGCTCGCCTGGGCGCTCGCCCTCCTGACCCTGCTCGCGGGCCCGGGCTCGGAGGCGGGGCGGGTCGTCTTCCCAGCGGGCTTCGAGGTCGTGCGCGGCGCGCTTCCCCGGCCCGACCTCGCCCCCCTCGACGGTCTGGGCCTGAACACCTGCCCGCCGCCCGCCTCGCCCCTCGACCGCCTGCTGTACGAACGCACCCATGGGCAGGGCGCCGCCCTGAGCTGCGGCAACCGGGTGGAGGGGCTGCTGCACTTCCCGAACGCCGACCCCGCCTACAGCGCCCAGCCGCCCCGTGCGGGGGGAGCCTTCGAGCTGCTGGACGACGAGGTGCGGAAGACGCGCGACGAACTCCTGATCGCCAACATGCTCTGGGACGACGGCCCGGACGCTCCCGGCGCGGGGCTCGCGCGGGCGGTCGCCGACCTGCGCCGGGACCTTGCCGCCCACCCCGAGCGCCACCCGAGGGGGCTCACCGTGCGGCTGTTGCTCGGGAACTCCATCCGGCTCGGCGACCTCCTCGACCCGACCGCGAACGCCTATCACGCCGCGCGGCACCTGCTGGAGGCGGGCGTGCCGCTGGTGGGGGACACGGTGCCCGGCTGGCGGCTGGAGATCGCCAACTACGCCTACGCGCTGCCTCACAGCCACGTCAAGCTCGTCGTGCAGGACGGCGAGACGGTGCTCACGGGCGGCTTCAACGTCAGCCTCTTCCACGTCCCGGCGCAGGCTCCGGGGGGGCGCGGCCTCGACCTCGCCGACCTCGCCGTGCGGGTGCACGGCCCGGTCGCCCGGCACGCGGTCGCCACCTTCCGCGACGGGTGGCGGCTCAGTCGGGGGCTGACCTGCCGCGTGAATCCCACACCCGCAACGCTGCGGCGGGACTGCTCCTTCTCGCGGCCCACCTCCCCGTGGCCGCTGGTCTGGACGGGCCCCGCCCCCGCCGCCGGAACCGCGCGCGTCTACGGCCTCTACCGCCGAAGCGGCTACACGGACGCCGACGACGCGGTGGTCGCCCTCTTCGGCGCGGCCCGCACGAGCGTCGACGTGATGCAGTCGCAGGTGAGCGGCACCCTGGGCTGCGTGGGCAGGCTCTCCGAGCCGGGCGGGTGTGGGCCCGCCCTCGGGCTCCCGGTGTGGCGGGCCGCCGTCCGGGCGATCCGCGAGCGGGGCGTCCGGCTGCGGCTGCTCCTCGACTACGACCCCCTGCTCCAGGCCGAGACGCTCGCCTTCCTGCGGGGGCTGGAGGCCGAACTCGCCCCGCTGGGGCTGGCGGACCACGTTCAGGCCCGCTGGTACGGCCCGGCGGGGGGGCTGCACACCAAGGCCGCCCTGATCGACGCTCAGATGCTCACGGTGGGAAGCCAGAACCTCCACCACTCGGCCTTCGGGCCCCTGGGGCTCAGCGAGTACACCCTGGCGACGAGCGACGCCGGGGCCATCGCCGAGTACAGGCGGATGTTCGCCTTCGAGTGGGGACGCTCGCGGCCCATCCGCGCGCCGTGGTGGCTCCCCGCCGAGGTGACCGAGCCGCCGCAGCCCAGGGTCCAGCCCGGGGACCGCCGGTAGGGCCGCCTTCTTGTGCTCCTCCCCCTGGTGACGTTAGATGCGCAATACGAAGAACAGCGTCTCAGCCGAGGTCCTTTTCTCCCTCTCCCCTTGCGGGAGAGGGCCGGGGAGAGGGGTGACGAGCGCAGCTCGTCCTTCTCCTGGACGGCACAAACGCCCTAACAACCCGTTTCGCAATTCACACCGGGCGTTTATGGGGGAGTTGGGACTCGCAGAGCGGTGCGGCAGAGGGGGCAAGCGCGGCTGCCCACCCGTGCCCCGCACCGCTCAAGCCCTCCCTCTCCCCGACCCCTCGTAACCCCTCCCCCCGTCCGCCGCGCGGCACTGTGCTGCAATACTGGGGTGAGTCCCCAGGCCCCCCGCGACGCCTCCCCCTTCGACCCGGCCCTGGCGCAGACGGGGCGGACGCCCACGCTGGTGGTGCTCGCCGGGCTCTTCATGCTGGCGACCACGCCCTTTCTCGGGCGGCTCCTTCAGGGGCAGACCGACAACCTAGCGCGCAATGTGCTGTACGCCGCCGCGACCGCCGTGCTGCTGGCGCAGGTGTGGCGCGGCAGCGTGTGGGCATGGCGTCTCACGGTGGGCTTCAGCATCCTGGCAGGCCTGCTCGTCTTCGTGGTGGGGATGCTCGCGGGCGTGAGCAACTGGCAGGGCTGGATCGTGAGCCTCGCCGGGCTCGGGTTCCTCCTCTTGGGGACGTGCCTCGTCGGGGTGTCCAGCATCCGCGCCTTCCTCGACTCGCGCTGGACGCGCCGGGGCAGGGGAGGCCGCGCGTGACGGGCCCGAGGCGCTTCACCGTGCGGGGCACCAACAACGCCTTCACGTGCGTCCACTGCGGGGCGGAGGTGCGGCCTCTGGAGAACGGCTCGGTGCGTAACCACTGCCCGGCCTGCCTGTATTCCCTGCATGTGGACGTGCAGCCCGGCGACCGCGCGAACGACTGCCGGGGTCCC from Deinococcus aetherius includes:
- a CDS encoding DUF11 domain-containing protein — encoded protein: MKGLKFVGLALTGALTLAACGNTPTPTETKTPGPVAQPPGTQPPSTPAACASITVNLQNVAPVGGVVAAPVNVRNAAGQVVFSGTAVHGQKLSTSFAAGAYTVSAGQMQGYALTTNTTQSVTLDCAANKDASVTLAYRTAQATQQQVSSIALSGDTPVTDGMGAALDGLREANTNKNVMLYASQTEEPVLVEMVVRDEAGAPVPGARVGVSADSNDVTIIAGHVQQDLRARPVRLSAQAISGGTTAFSDDQGIVRFTVYATSAPAQGTPVKFVVSATDGSDAPTSAALAEFKMFFTNMSHLYYSGDTSFGATATIPTNQRVGANVGSFENNWFNANQRLHTFGTVAYTKQPQTGPFPVGGTQFPGYVRYTLTPVAGQESDLARLFLTTNASAISGAGSVNANGGQSVYLRPALDVTAQELPLTAGVRADYFYRVQYGNTAYDFLLKSYNFTKTFSGATLEIEKTGPNIVTWTGFERTSPNTPPHNPYAPDDVTLPPRLDPGTRTATTEDNFTVGKTYTYTIRVRNTSGTAARNMTVRDELPAELGYVLGSARLVDAGGANAGTVAADYDLNTHTIDFNEIGDLAAGAELRVAIDVYPRHKPGYAWNDNDRDGNSDPVTNLQGVFGIVPPESATNLNSEYEDPYDIKNRAKATASNAAEVDVYKYINVVRPVARITKTALDREVVTNQQAEFLINVANFDRSTVNELDPRVRTAYARLKGLFPNEYGQEGFLQSARIEDTYGQAFSGPVARDEQGTILPLERFDQANSGDRRVGLNLGTLQNGTSRTIRMSFRGEVVGNDNRNCVRLFGWNLNQIFRGNPNEYQQFEGPAGTLPGAYTLDNGRNFLESCATVDIVGKPAWGRDLWDSILTNTELFQDTFTDAYPVGSQYVYDLYYENEGSAPATNVFINAALPRMANLIGSASILVRFRNNDGTVTTRRVDLRDPSTWTFTVSGSTVTVEPAADQRSFRFHVDRMDPDDRLSLEFQVVASQKGDDLFTSTMTWDQGGGRTLSDSEHTFITD
- the msrA gene encoding peptide-methionine (S)-S-oxide reductase MsrA; translated protein: MTSLPRGGQQAIFAGGCFWCTEAVFKDMRGVLRVESGYIGGHLPNPDYRSVCEGTTGHAEAVRLTFDPSQVSFRDLLTLFFATHDPTSLNRQGGDVGTQYRSAVFPLSAEQERETREVIADLDGQGVFDRPIVTTVEPASEFYVAEDYHQDFYARNPRQGYCVAVIAPKVAKLRKEYGDRLRA
- a CDS encoding MOSC domain-containing protein, which gives rise to MKVLSVNVGQPTAAQVGHRTVVTGICKHPVPGRVRVTVEGLDGDRVMNRKYHGGPDQAVYVYTQEDYDHWAGVLGRAPEPGFFGENLLVGGLESAGVRVGERFRVGTVLLEVTAPRIPCATLGARLEDAGFVKAFARARRPGFYTRVLETGDVGRGDEVTRERAAPAGAPTVAELFGAWLGDPPVRETLERYLTAPLAVRFRRGLEERLGGVEST
- a CDS encoding phospholipase D-like domain-containing protein gives rise to the protein MLPARPRPLAWALALLTLLAGPGSEAGRVVFPAGFEVVRGALPRPDLAPLDGLGLNTCPPPASPLDRLLYERTHGQGAALSCGNRVEGLLHFPNADPAYSAQPPRAGGAFELLDDEVRKTRDELLIANMLWDDGPDAPGAGLARAVADLRRDLAAHPERHPRGLTVRLLLGNSIRLGDLLDPTANAYHAARHLLEAGVPLVGDTVPGWRLEIANYAYALPHSHVKLVVQDGETVLTGGFNVSLFHVPAQAPGGRGLDLADLAVRVHGPVARHAVATFRDGWRLSRGLTCRVNPTPATLRRDCSFSRPTSPWPLVWTGPAPAAGTARVYGLYRRSGYTDADDAVVALFGAARTSVDVMQSQVSGTLGCVGRLSEPGGCGPALGLPVWRAAVRAIRERGVRLRLLLDYDPLLQAETLAFLRGLEAELAPLGLADHVQARWYGPAGGLHTKAALIDAQMLTVGSQNLHHSAFGPLGLSEYTLATSDAGAIAEYRRMFAFEWGRSRPIRAPWWLPAEVTEPPQPRVQPGDRR
- a CDS encoding RNHCP domain-containing protein, which produces MTGPRRFTVRGTNNAFTCVHCGAEVRPLENGSVRNHCPACLYSLHVDVQPGDRANDCRGPLRPVGVEQSGKKGWVILYRCEKCGGEGRNRAALDDPVQPDSWDALVALSTGTRG